The following are encoded together in the Lathyrus oleraceus cultivar Zhongwan6 chromosome 3, CAAS_Psat_ZW6_1.0, whole genome shotgun sequence genome:
- the LOC127130828 gene encoding uncharacterized protein LOC127130828, translated as MARPRRKYKNSRPKVRVGLPKKNPKVLKPAFTIPPKLLQSLAEDPKWDEKGSVTQNYNSFGVVNDPNSLTDNLQAPSVSDDPNDSGSDLEEDDLKSALGKRRRDGKSALPQPLTSIQRLYISRLVEKYGADFQV; from the exons atggcaag ACCACGAAGAAAATACAAGAATTCTCGACCTAAGGTTCGTGTGGGTCTTCCAAAGAAGAACCCTAAAGTTTTGAAACCCGCTTTCACCATTCCTCCCAAACTGTTACAATCCCTTGCAGAAGACCCTAAATGGGATGAAAAAGGAAGCGTCACACAAAACTACAACTCCTTCGGTGTCGTCAATGACCCTAACTCCCTCACCGATAATCTTCAAGCTCCTTCTGTTTCCGATGACCCCAACGATTCCGGCAGTGATCTCGAAGAAGACG ATTTGAAATCGGCACTGGGAAAGAGGAGAAGAGATGGTAAAAGTGCACTTCCTCAACCTTTGACTTCAATTCAGCGTCTTTATATTAGTCGTCTAGTTGAAAAATATGGAGCTGATTTTCAggtttga
- the LOC127130830 gene encoding DNA replication licensing factor MCM7, with protein sequence MAENDDGYKVKSYAAFSCDFREIVHELLHIQEQESAYCWKIFVGGLDPNVTDEDLRQTFSEYGEITSVKIPVGKGCGFVQFANSKIITVKNYYVITRCSDVKPLMQVAVYTCEDCGFEIYQEVTARIFMPLFECPSRRCVMNKSKGNVILQLRASKFLRFQEAKIQELAEHVPKGHIPRTMTVHLRGELTRKVAPGDVVELSGIFLPIPYVGFRAMRAGLVADTYLVAMSVSHFKKKYEEYELRGDEEEQIKRLAEDGDIYDKLARSLAPEIFGHEDIKKALLLLLVGAPHRQLKDGMKIRGDLHICLMGDPGVAKKFRIP encoded by the exons ATGGCAGAGAATGATGATGGATATAAAGTTAAATCCTATGCAGCATTCAGTTGCGACTTTAGAGAAATTGTGCATGAGCTATTACATATACAAGAACAAGAATCCGCTTATTGTTGGAAG ATATTTGTTGGAGGACTCGACCCTAATGTTACAGATGAAGATCTTAGGCAGACATTCTCCGAGTATGGTGAGATAACCTCTGTTAAGATACCTGTTGGAAAGGGCTGTGGTTTTGTTCAATTTGCAAACAG CAAAATTATCACCGTAAAAAATTATTATGTAATCACTCGATGCTCTGATGTCAAACCATTGATGCAGGTTGCTGTGTACACCTGTGAGGATTGTGGCTTTGAAATCTACCAG GAAGTAACAGCTAGAATATTCATGCCCTTGTTTGAGTGTCCATCAAGGCGTTGTGTCATGAACAAGAGCAAGGGTAATGTCATCCTTCAACTGAGAGCATCAAAGTTTTTGAGATTTCAAGAG GCAAAAATCCAAGAGTTAGCTGAACATGTTCCAAAGGGTCATATTCCTCGAACAATGACTGTTCATCTTAGGGGAGAACTCACTAGAAAG GTAGCTCCGGGTGATGTTGTTGAACTATCAGGGATTTTTCTTCCTATACCTTATGTTGGTTTTAGAGCAATGCGTGCTGGCCTAGTTGCTGACACATACTTAGTGGCCATGTCTGTTTCTCATTTTAAGAAAAAATATGAAGA ATATGAACTTAGAGGAGATGAGGAAGAGCAGATCAAACGTTTAGCAGAAGATGGTGATATCTATGATAAGCTGGCAAGGTCACTAGCTCCTGAAATTTTTGGACATGAAGATATTAAGAAAGCACTGCTGCTGCTTCTTGTTGGTGCACCCCACCGGCAATTGAAAGATGGAATGAAG ATTAGAGGAGATCTACATATATGTTTGATGGGGGATCCTGGTGTTGCCAAAAaatttcgtataccttag